A stretch of the Aegilops tauschii subsp. strangulata cultivar AL8/78 chromosome 4, Aet v6.0, whole genome shotgun sequence genome encodes the following:
- the LOC141021813 gene encoding uncharacterized protein, with translation MAFSDEYRDVEAHGNTKLHVIHTNHKKQMAISLAQYERHLRLKCHKIVGIDLEYNNEPEATLKPALVQLSIGKTQPVLLFQLSAAERCTVFDNFLADPRYTFAGFSIDGNKTWLERVNLEVANFVDIQKEWTVPEATKELDSLGDVFGMLIDDYYNNMKKKITDDEHRRWATLPLSMRHIDYAAKDAYAVYEIWNCITLTQDGLRVQSWRRRSLQEARQEQLRMGRRYLVKKQTVTAKSQQF, from the coding sequence ATGGCGTTCTCGGACGAGTATAGGGATGTGGAGGCCCACGGCAACACCAAGTTGCACGTCATCCACACCAACCACAAGAAGCAGATGGCGATCTCCCTTGCACAGTACGAGCGCCACCTCAGGCTCAAGTGCCATAAGATCGTCGGCATTGATCTCGAGTACAACAACGAGCCTGAAGCGACGCTGAAACCTGCCCTCGTCCAACTCTCCATCGGCAAGACCCAGCCAGTGCTGCTCTTCCAACTGAGCGCCGCTGAAAGGTGCACCGTATTTGACAACTTCCTCGCCGACCCCAGGTACACCTTTGCTGGCTTCTCCATCGACGGCAACAAAACCTGGCTAGAGCGCGTCAATCTAGAGGTTGCCAACTTCGTCGACATCCAGAAGGAGTGGACGGTGCCCGAGGCAACCAAGGAGTTGGACTCCCTTGGAGACGTCTTCGGCATGCTCATCGATGACTACTACaacaacatgaagaagaagatcacCGACGATGAACACAGGCGCTGGGCCACCCTGCCTCTGTCCATGAGGCACATTGACTACGCGGCAAAGGACGCCTACGCAGTGTACGAGATATGGAACTGCATCACCCTCACCCAGGACGGGCTTCGCGTGCAAAGTTGGAGAAGGAGGAGCCTCCAAGAAGCGCGCCAGGAGCAGCTCAGGATGGGGAGACGCTACCTGGTGAAGAAGCAGACGGTGACGGCCAAGAGCCAACAATTCTAG